The following proteins are co-located in the Ktedonobacteraceae bacterium genome:
- a CDS encoding transglutaminase domain-containing protein, which produces MQDATVERLTKIIAESRQRDDKSGKKGPFRRPSIQFHMGLAEGWFSLFLLAVVVYSTIWCVQAAGWVDHLNILTLTTAIGLIAGVVAAKQRSLSRFLVHAFAVLFALLLAIWQTTSADYAGSFGAFFASIHNWIMLALAGGTSSDDSIFLFLIIALSFLLAYTSAWLVYRTRSPWLMILANAVVLLINLSYIEPGYIVFLVVFLVASLLLLLRINLYESSVRWKKLGLRCADDLGWEFMQAGALISIGILIVSWLIPWGYTNDAASQIWSADNNPWVEIQNTWNRLVSVSGGYNPANHGNFTDTLTLGGNPNLTNVVVLTMKTDDDTQYLESLTYDTYTGRGWLISPTYGTAYRANDFDYDQAQYTDLRAVHQNIKIVNPPGEQKAYILGAPQIVSTNQNAQVVSSSANDAVVSWLRTNGKLAAGDSYSVTSYVSAADIKTLESVPLPANAPTYPPNFDGQRSVNYYDTSIVRTYLQLPSGLDPRIYQVAKQQTAGATNMYDKAVALESYLRSFTYDVNVSLPPGAEGTSWLLFQSGHRAYCNYFATAMAVMARELGMPARVVAGYTHGTLDPKTKEMVVRGTDAHLWTQIYFAGYGWINFEPSPSFSQFTRPLTSSNGNITVTPGGPAGSGKSNGRGRVGLPNETGNTSTGIPATPAQQQAQIRQDIGLALFAIVILILLGLLYFSFWWRRLFRGLALSSQVYGRLCLLANWAGISLPRSKTPYEYVHALAEVAPDQAVTLERLGDIYVRDRWADPASQEHPRSTGEIQELPTLWKRLQPRLFMYVLRHPHFLRWLPERIGRVISQRRRRRRAHDILDEDI; this is translated from the coding sequence ATGCAAGATGCGACCGTTGAACGGCTAACCAAGATCATCGCTGAATCACGCCAGCGCGATGATAAGTCGGGAAAGAAAGGGCCTTTCCGCAGGCCGTCGATACAGTTTCATATGGGCCTGGCGGAGGGATGGTTTTCACTCTTCTTGCTGGCCGTCGTCGTGTATAGCACTATCTGGTGCGTGCAGGCAGCGGGCTGGGTGGATCACCTCAATATCCTGACCCTCACCACCGCTATCGGTTTGATCGCAGGTGTCGTTGCGGCGAAACAGCGAAGTCTTTCACGTTTCCTCGTCCATGCCTTCGCCGTTCTCTTTGCGCTACTCCTGGCAATCTGGCAGACGACAAGCGCAGACTACGCAGGCAGCTTTGGCGCGTTCTTTGCCAGCATACATAACTGGATCATGTTGGCGCTTGCCGGTGGCACCAGCAGTGATGACTCGATCTTCCTGTTCTTGATTATCGCGCTCAGCTTCCTACTGGCCTATACGAGCGCGTGGCTGGTGTACCGTACACGCAGTCCATGGCTCATGATCCTGGCGAATGCCGTGGTGTTGCTGATTAACCTGAGCTACATCGAACCAGGCTATATCGTTTTCCTGGTGGTTTTCCTGGTGGCTTCGCTGTTGCTTTTGTTGCGTATCAATCTGTATGAGTCGTCGGTACGCTGGAAGAAGCTTGGCCTGCGCTGTGCTGATGATCTCGGTTGGGAGTTCATGCAGGCCGGGGCGCTGATCTCTATCGGCATTCTGATTGTCTCGTGGCTCATTCCCTGGGGCTATACCAACGATGCCGCGTCTCAAATCTGGAGCGCCGATAACAACCCCTGGGTTGAGATTCAGAATACGTGGAACCGGCTTGTTTCTGTAAGCGGTGGTTATAACCCGGCCAATCATGGGAATTTTACGGATACACTGACATTAGGTGGCAATCCCAATCTGACCAACGTTGTCGTCCTGACCATGAAAACCGATGATGATACGCAGTATCTCGAATCACTTACCTATGATACCTATACCGGTCGTGGCTGGCTCATTAGCCCTACCTATGGTACTGCCTACAGAGCCAATGATTTCGATTATGATCAAGCCCAGTACACCGACCTGCGCGCAGTGCATCAGAATATCAAGATAGTCAATCCACCAGGCGAACAAAAAGCCTACATTCTCGGCGCTCCCCAGATCGTTTCCACCAACCAGAATGCCCAGGTCGTCAGCAGTAGCGCCAATGATGCGGTTGTTTCATGGCTGCGCACAAATGGCAAACTTGCCGCGGGAGATTCCTATAGCGTTACCTCGTATGTGTCCGCCGCCGATATCAAAACGCTCGAATCGGTACCGCTGCCTGCGAACGCTCCCACCTACCCACCCAACTTCGATGGTCAACGTTCCGTCAATTATTACGACACGAGTATCGTGCGTACCTACCTGCAGTTGCCATCCGGTCTCGATCCTCGCATTTACCAGGTAGCGAAACAACAGACTGCCGGTGCCACAAATATGTATGACAAAGCCGTCGCGCTCGAATCGTACCTGCGCAGCTTTACCTATGATGTCAATGTCAGCCTGCCCCCGGGTGCGGAAGGCACATCCTGGCTGCTCTTCCAGAGTGGGCATCGCGCCTATTGTAACTACTTCGCCACCGCGATGGCAGTCATGGCGCGCGAACTCGGCATGCCGGCGCGTGTCGTCGCCGGCTACACCCATGGTACCCTCGACCCCAAAACCAAAGAGATGGTCGTGCGCGGCACCGACGCCCATCTCTGGACGCAGATTTACTTCGCGGGCTACGGATGGATCAACTTCGAGCCTTCGCCCAGCTTCTCGCAGTTCACTCGTCCTCTCACCAGTTCGAATGGGAATATTACCGTGACGCCAGGAGGGCCCGCCGGTAGTGGTAAGTCCAATGGCCGTGGTCGAGTTGGCTTACCGAATGAAACAGGCAATACCAGCACAGGCATTCCTGCAACCCCCGCTCAGCAGCAAGCTCAGATCCGCCAGGATATTGGCCTGGCCCTCTTTGCCATTGTCATACTCATCCTGCTTGGCCTGCTCTACTTCAGCTTCTGGTGGCGCCGGCTCTTCCGAGGTCTCGCCCTCTCGTCGCAGGTGTATGGCCGTCTCTGCCTGCTCGCTAACTGGGCGGGCATATCCCTACCACGCTCTAAAACACCCTACGAGTATGTCCATGCGCTTGCCGAAGTCGCACCTGACCAGGCCGTCACGCTTGAACGCCTGGGGGATATCTATGTCCGCGACCGCTGGGCCGATCCCGCAAGTCAAGAACACCCGCGCAGCACCGGGGAAATACAAGAATTACCGACCCTCTGGAAACGCCTGCAGCCGCGCCTGTTCATGTACGTCCTGCGCCATCCCCACTTCTTGCGATGGCTCCCGGAGCGTATTGGAAGAGTTATAAGCCAACGCAGGCGTAGGAGACGAGCTCACGATATCCTGGATGAGGATATTTGA
- a CDS encoding DUF58 domain-containing protein — protein MRPWQAIILIVLLAFFSISSGWHVLYILTYVLLTLFILSWLWARYSLSNLVFRRSSATGRVQVGEMFDERLMLDNVGIMPKLWVQIADGSTLPGHRAGYVASMGGRKRATWRARTVCRQRGRFQLGPVVATSGDPFGLFRRRVFLTAQKELLVLPRVVPLTNFALFTGGLPGRGRSSRRALQTTTNATTIRDYTVGDALNRIHWRSTAHYNKLMVKEFDLDPAMDAWIFLDLHDAVQAGEGEHSTEEYGVTIAASIAAYLLRQDLSLGMIVNAEQREFLSLDRGDRQLERVLEMLAVVKAGPGPDLKEALALDAFHFGRNTVAIVITPSTSRGWHDGLRHLQRRGVQVAVVGLDAASFDNRQPDEDTLALLEGAGIPVLRVKCEESLEEALEREPEARYARRR, from the coding sequence ATGCGGCCCTGGCAGGCAATCATACTGATAGTGCTGCTGGCTTTTTTCTCGATCAGTAGTGGCTGGCACGTACTCTATATCTTGACCTATGTCCTGCTCACCTTATTTATCCTGTCCTGGCTGTGGGCGCGTTATAGTCTGAGCAACCTGGTCTTTCGTCGCAGTTCCGCTACCGGGCGGGTGCAGGTTGGCGAGATGTTTGACGAACGGCTGATGCTGGATAATGTCGGAATCATGCCCAAACTCTGGGTGCAGATTGCCGACGGCTCGACCCTACCGGGGCATCGAGCAGGGTATGTTGCCAGTATGGGCGGGCGCAAGCGGGCAACGTGGCGGGCGCGTACCGTATGCCGGCAGCGGGGTCGTTTTCAACTTGGCCCGGTTGTTGCCACCAGTGGAGATCCATTCGGCCTCTTCCGGCGGCGCGTCTTCCTCACCGCCCAAAAAGAACTCCTGGTGCTGCCACGCGTTGTACCGCTCACCAATTTCGCGCTCTTTACCGGCGGCCTGCCTGGACGTGGCCGAAGTTCGCGGCGAGCATTGCAGACAACCACCAACGCAACCACTATTCGTGATTACACCGTCGGTGACGCCCTCAATCGTATTCACTGGCGTTCCACCGCGCATTATAATAAATTAATGGTGAAAGAATTTGATCTGGATCCCGCAATGGATGCCTGGATCTTTCTTGATCTGCATGATGCAGTGCAGGCCGGCGAAGGCGAGCATTCAACCGAGGAGTATGGCGTCACCATTGCGGCTTCGATTGCAGCATATTTGTTGCGCCAGGACCTCTCGCTTGGTATGATCGTCAATGCAGAGCAGCGCGAATTTCTTTCACTCGACCGTGGTGATCGGCAACTTGAGCGCGTACTAGAGATGCTTGCAGTCGTAAAAGCGGGACCTGGACCGGACTTGAAAGAGGCGCTGGCCCTCGATGCTTTTCATTTTGGTCGGAACACTGTAGCTATTGTCATCACACCCTCAACCTCGCGAGGCTGGCATGATGGCCTGCGCCACCTGCAAAGACGCGGCGTTCAGGTGGCCGTCGTCGGCTTAGATGCCGCCTCGTTCGACAACCGGCAGCCCGATGAAGACACCCTGGCTCTGTTGGAGGGCGCAGGCATTCCAGTGTTGCGTGTCAAATGCGAAGAGTCATTGGAAGAGGCACTCGAACGGGAACCGGAGGCCCGCTATGCGCGACGGAGGTAA
- a CDS encoding acylphosphatase, with amino-acid sequence MNQANPGYIQELHAYVLGRVQGVGFRYFVVEHALALGLRGYARNEYDGSVEVVAQGPRPALERLVTLLRQGPSAAHVTDVRITWGSPTQHLSGFHVRW; translated from the coding sequence ATGAATCAAGCTAATCCTGGTTATATCCAGGAGTTACACGCATATGTACTTGGTCGCGTTCAAGGTGTGGGCTTTCGCTACTTTGTCGTAGAACATGCCCTGGCGCTGGGACTGCGAGGATATGCACGCAATGAGTATGACGGCAGTGTAGAAGTAGTGGCTCAAGGACCGCGCCCCGCACTCGAACGCCTTGTTACCTTGCTAAGACAGGGTCCATCAGCTGCCCATGTCACCGATGTACGCATAACATGGGGATCGCCAACGCAGCATCTCAGTGGTTTCCATGTACGCTGGTGA
- a CDS encoding MoxR family ATPase, translating to MQSIQDLANAVQRVISNVEKVIVGKAEPVAFSLIAVICRGHVLIEDVPGVGKTVLTKAIARSIGCTFKRIQFTPDLLPSDVTGVSIYNQKTGNFEFRAGPIMAQIVLADEINRATPKTQSALLEAMEENQVTIDGVTYRLPEPFMVMATQNPIEYEGTFPLPEAQLDRFMMNIRLGYPKAGDEMNILDTHQFHHPLDDLAQIMTAEELVQIQQQVRSIHVDPSIREYIVAIANATRNHNNIYLGASPRGSLALFRASQALAAIRGRGYVIPDDVKLLTKPTLAHRIIVTPAARVRAISSTAILDEILQSVPVPGAWVGGGKGR from the coding sequence ATGCAGTCAATACAAGATTTAGCTAACGCGGTACAACGGGTGATCAGCAATGTTGAGAAAGTCATTGTTGGAAAGGCCGAGCCGGTGGCTTTCAGTTTGATAGCCGTGATCTGCCGGGGGCATGTATTAATTGAAGATGTGCCGGGCGTTGGCAAAACCGTTCTTACCAAGGCTATTGCGCGTTCTATCGGATGCACATTTAAACGTATCCAGTTTACTCCAGACCTGCTCCCAAGTGATGTTACTGGCGTCTCTATTTATAATCAGAAGACGGGTAATTTTGAGTTTCGTGCAGGCCCTATTATGGCGCAGATCGTGCTTGCCGACGAGATCAACCGCGCCACTCCCAAAACTCAGTCAGCCCTGCTCGAAGCCATGGAAGAAAACCAGGTCACGATCGATGGCGTGACGTACCGCCTGCCGGAACCCTTTATGGTCATGGCGACACAGAACCCTATCGAATACGAGGGCACATTCCCATTGCCCGAGGCGCAGCTTGACCGTTTCATGATGAATATCCGGCTGGGCTATCCAAAGGCCGGGGACGAAATGAATATCCTTGATACGCACCAGTTTCATCATCCCCTCGATGACCTGGCGCAAATTATGACGGCTGAAGAACTGGTGCAAATCCAGCAGCAAGTGCGCAGCATTCATGTTGATCCCTCGATTCGCGAATATATCGTGGCCATCGCCAATGCTACGCGCAACCATAATAATATTTACCTGGGCGCCAGCCCGCGTGGGTCTCTGGCGCTCTTCCGCGCTTCCCAGGCTCTGGCCGCGATACGCGGTCGTGGCTACGTCATCCCCGATGATGTCAAGCTGCTGACCAAACCTACATTAGCGCACCGCATCATCGTTACTCCCGCGGCCCGCGTGCGCGCCATTTCATCTACTGCCATCCTGGATGAAATTTTGCAGAGCGTACCGGTACCTGGCGCGTGGGTCGGCGGTGGAAAGGGGCGCTGA